The following are from one region of the Candidatus Methylomirabilota bacterium genome:
- a CDS encoding MlaD family protein, whose protein sequence is MNAERGETARQLRVGIFVMIAIAVFLGMIYALGARTRLFEPRYTIHAEFTEVAGLAAGATVRLAGVQIGRVAEVHLPAQPGGKVRVELDIARQFADRIRQDSVARIETQGLLGDKIVEITVGTARVPPLAPGGTLAARDPADIAEVMSSGAQTVKNVAALAESLRETAESFKQAKIVEDVAAAAATARKTTEQFARIGTELEKGQSWAHVLLYEEPHALRRLNEMLATTQSVLNRLERGEGAVGVLTSPRSTEAARKFVQAMERIGRMSDQGEEGLLPALLFDPKYRGVLEDLRVVARNFRDVSDRIAGGRGTLGSLVRDTGGKDDLRLALDDLKAATANLKAITTKLNQGEGTLGALIADPTVYDRLVTILDGVQRSFLLRSLIRGLDRDRDRKE, encoded by the coding sequence GTGAACGCCGAGCGCGGCGAGACGGCCCGGCAGCTCCGGGTGGGGATCTTCGTGATGATCGCCATCGCGGTATTCCTGGGGATGATCTATGCCCTGGGCGCGCGGACCCGGCTTTTCGAGCCCCGCTACACGATCCACGCCGAGTTCACCGAGGTCGCCGGGCTGGCCGCTGGCGCCACGGTGCGGCTGGCCGGTGTGCAGATCGGCCGGGTGGCCGAGGTCCATCTGCCGGCCCAGCCGGGCGGCAAGGTGCGGGTCGAGCTCGACATCGCCCGACAGTTCGCCGACCGTATCCGGCAGGATTCCGTGGCGCGCATCGAGACGCAGGGGCTGCTCGGAGACAAGATCGTCGAGATCACCGTGGGCACCGCCCGGGTGCCCCCGCTCGCGCCGGGCGGGACGCTGGCCGCCCGGGACCCCGCCGACATCGCCGAAGTCATGAGCAGCGGGGCCCAGACGGTGAAGAACGTGGCGGCGCTGGCCGAGAGCCTGCGCGAGACGGCGGAAAGCTTCAAGCAGGCGAAGATCGTCGAGGACGTCGCGGCGGCAGCCGCCACCGCGCGGAAAACCACCGAGCAGTTCGCCCGCATCGGCACCGAGCTGGAAAAGGGCCAGAGCTGGGCCCACGTCCTGCTCTACGAGGAGCCCCACGCCCTGCGCCGGCTGAACGAGATGCTGGCGACTACCCAGAGCGTGCTGAACCGCCTGGAGCGCGGGGAGGGCGCGGTCGGGGTGCTCACCTCGCCGCGCTCGACGGAGGCGGCGCGCAAGTTCGTCCAGGCCATGGAACGGATCGGGCGGATGTCCGATCAGGGGGAGGAGGGCCTCTTGCCGGCCCTCCTGTTCGACCCCAAGTACCGCGGTGTGCTGGAGGACCTGCGCGTGGTCGCCCGGAACTTCCGGGACGTGTCCGATCGGATCGCCGGGGGCCGCGGGACCCTGGGGAGCCTGGTCCGCGACACCGGGGGAAAGGACGACCTTCGCCTGGCGCTCGACGATCTGAAAGCCGCCACGGCGAACCTCAAGGCCATCACCACCAAGCTGAACCAGGGCGAGGGGACCCTGGGCGCGCTCATCGCCGATCCCACGGTGTACGACCGGCTGGTCACGATCCTGGACGGCGTTCAGCGCAGCTTCCTGCTCCGGTCGCTGATCCGGGGGCTCGACCGAGATCGCGACCGCAAAGAATGA
- a CDS encoding ATP-binding cassette domain-containing protein, with product MNAAVSLAEVVDVWKAFDSTLVLAGVSLEARRGETLVVMGGSGSGKTVLLRLIAGLLRPDRGQIRLLGRAIERLSEEQLLPIRRRIGFVFQNAALFDSLSVFENVAYPLREHTRLGEPEIRERVAYFLSLVGLNGAVLPLLPAELSGGMRKRVGIARALVNQPELMLFDEPTAGLDPTNSRLVAELISQVRTGVCDTAIVVTHDLDLTRTVADRVAVLIHGQFAAVGPRDAVLDSDDPAVQAFLAGEAR from the coding sequence GTGAACGCTGCCGTTTCGCTGGCGGAGGTCGTCGACGTGTGGAAGGCGTTCGACAGCACGCTGGTGCTGGCCGGCGTGTCACTGGAGGCGCGGCGGGGGGAGACGCTGGTGGTGATGGGCGGCAGCGGATCGGGTAAGACGGTGCTCTTGCGTCTCATCGCCGGCCTGCTCCGACCCGACCGCGGCCAGATCCGCCTGCTCGGCCGCGCCATCGAGCGGCTGTCGGAAGAACAGCTCCTCCCCATACGCCGCCGGATCGGCTTCGTCTTTCAGAACGCGGCCCTCTTCGACTCGCTGTCGGTGTTCGAGAACGTCGCCTACCCGCTGCGCGAGCACACCAGGCTTGGCGAGCCCGAGATCCGGGAGCGGGTCGCGTACTTCCTCTCCCTGGTGGGACTCAACGGCGCGGTGCTCCCGCTGCTGCCCGCCGAGCTTTCCGGCGGAATGCGAAAGCGGGTCGGCATCGCCCGGGCTCTGGTGAATCAGCCGGAGCTCATGCTGTTCGACGAGCCGACGGCGGGACTCGATCCCACGAACTCGCGGCTCGTCGCCGAGCTCATCTCGCAGGTCAGGACCGGGGTATGCGACACTGCGATCGTGGTGACGCACGACCTCGACTTGACGCGCACGGTAGCTGACCGCGTCGCCGTGCTCATCCATGGGCAGTTCGCCGCCGTGGGGCCCCGGGACGCCGTGCTCGACTCGGACGATCCCGCCGTGCAGGCCTTCCTGGCGGGCGAGGCGAGGTGA
- a CDS encoding ABC transporter permease, which translates to METYLRRAAMWYGGLGLLAGVVLRNLALPPAYARHVVAEMEVMGIRSLGVALTAAVFTGMVFALQSAANMARFGAENYVGPVTALALLRELGPVLTAILVGGKVASGITAELGSMKVTEQIDALRTLGVNYVKRLIVPRMLAALVVFPLLTVLADALGVLGGLAMMMFERGSDPYAYWNTTTYWVVPKDFLMGIGKSVFFGIIVTLIGCYNGLATEGGTEGLGRATTATVVQVTMGVIISDFFLTKLFLSLFW; encoded by the coding sequence ATGGAGACCTACCTGAGGCGTGCCGCCATGTGGTACGGCGGGTTGGGGCTGCTCGCCGGCGTCGTGCTGCGCAACCTGGCGCTGCCGCCCGCCTACGCCCGGCACGTCGTGGCCGAGATGGAGGTCATGGGGATACGCTCGCTCGGCGTGGCCCTGACGGCGGCCGTCTTCACCGGCATGGTGTTCGCGCTGCAGAGCGCGGCGAACATGGCTCGCTTCGGGGCCGAGAACTACGTGGGGCCGGTGACGGCCCTGGCCCTCCTGCGCGAACTCGGGCCCGTGCTCACCGCCATCCTGGTCGGGGGCAAGGTGGCCTCGGGCATCACCGCCGAGCTGGGCTCCATGAAGGTGACCGAGCAGATCGACGCGCTGCGCACCCTGGGCGTCAACTACGTCAAGCGGCTCATCGTTCCCCGAATGCTGGCCGCCCTCGTGGTGTTCCCCCTCCTCACCGTGCTGGCCGACGCGCTGGGCGTCCTCGGCGGGTTGGCCATGATGATGTTCGAGCGCGGCAGCGACCCCTACGCCTACTGGAACACGACGACGTACTGGGTCGTCCCCAAGGACTTCCTCATGGGGATCGGCAAGAGCGTCTTCTTCGGGATCATCGTCACGCTCATCGGCTGCTACAACGGCCTGGCCACCGAGGGCGGAACCGAGGGTCTGGGGCGGGCCACGACGGCCACGGTCGTCCAGGTCACCATGGGGGTCATCATCTCGGACTTCTTCCTGACCAAGCTGTTCCTCAGCCTGTTCTGGTGA
- the hisIE gene encoding bifunctional phosphoribosyl-AMP cyclohydrolase/phosphoribosyl-ATP diphosphatase HisIE, whose protein sequence is MSLGNLKFDEHGLIPAVVQEAETGEVLMVAWMNLAALEATLATGLTHFWSRSRQQLWRKGETSGHAQHVRALYADCDGDTLLVQVHQDGQACHTGNRTCFFTAVRGDAVAANMLERLERIVESRKSAPRAGSYVNGLLAKGEPTIARKIGEEASEVITAALGGEGDRRVIEEVADLWFHTLVLLGARGLRLRDVLEELARRHQARATPSA, encoded by the coding sequence GTGAGCCTGGGAAACTTGAAGTTCGACGAGCACGGGCTCATCCCGGCGGTGGTCCAGGAGGCGGAGACCGGCGAGGTGCTCATGGTCGCCTGGATGAATCTGGCCGCCCTGGAAGCGACCCTGGCCACCGGTCTCACCCACTTCTGGTCGCGCTCCCGCCAGCAGCTGTGGCGCAAAGGCGAAACATCGGGCCACGCGCAGCACGTCCGCGCCCTCTACGCTGACTGCGACGGCGACACGCTGCTCGTTCAGGTGCACCAGGACGGCCAGGCCTGTCACACCGGCAACCGCACCTGCTTCTTCACCGCCGTGCGGGGCGATGCCGTGGCCGCCAACATGCTGGAGCGGCTGGAGCGGATCGTGGAGAGCCGCAAGTCAGCCCCGCGGGCCGGCTCGTACGTGAACGGGCTGTTGGCCAAAGGCGAGCCGACGATCGCCCGGAAGATCGGCGAAGAGGCGAGCGAGGTGATCACGGCGGCTCTGGGCGGCGAGGGCGATCGGCGGGTGATCGAGGAGGTCGCCGACCTATGGTTTCACACGCTGGTGCTCCTGGGGGCCCGGGGGCTTCGGCTGCGCGACGTGCTGGAGGAGCTGGCCCGGCGCCATCAGGCTCGCGCGACGCCGAGCGCCTGA
- the hisF gene encoding imidazole glycerol phosphate synthase subunit HisF: MLAKRVIPCLDVKDGRVVKGVRFVDLRDAGDPVEAALAYDAQGADELVFLDITASHEHRQIMLDVVGRTAEGIYMPLTVGGGIRGIGDVRALLRAGADKVSLNTAALQRPALIREAAERFGSQCIVVAVDARRVPGAGAPRWAVYTHGGRRPAGRDAVEWARTAAELGAGEILLTSMDRDGTKDGYDLELTRAVAEAVEVPVIASGGAGSLEHLYEGLVEGRADAVLAASIFHFGIHTVAEAKRHLRELGVEVRLEP; the protein is encoded by the coding sequence ATGCTGGCCAAGCGCGTCATCCCTTGCCTGGACGTCAAGGACGGCCGCGTCGTCAAGGGCGTGCGCTTCGTCGACCTCCGCGACGCCGGCGACCCGGTGGAGGCCGCGCTGGCCTATGACGCCCAGGGTGCCGACGAGCTGGTCTTCCTGGACATCACGGCCTCCCACGAGCACCGGCAGATCATGCTCGACGTCGTCGGCCGCACGGCCGAGGGGATCTACATGCCGCTGACGGTCGGCGGCGGCATCCGCGGGATCGGCGACGTGCGGGCCCTGCTGCGGGCCGGCGCCGACAAGGTGTCGCTCAACACCGCGGCCCTGCAGCGCCCCGCCCTCATCAGGGAGGCCGCCGAGCGGTTCGGCAGCCAGTGCATCGTGGTCGCCGTCGATGCGCGCCGGGTCCCGGGGGCCGGCGCGCCGCGGTGGGCGGTGTACACGCACGGCGGCCGCCGGCCGGCCGGACGCGACGCGGTCGAGTGGGCGCGCACGGCGGCCGAGCTCGGCGCCGGCGAGATCCTGTTGACGAGCATGGACCGGGACGGCACCAAGGACGGCTACGACCTCGAGCTCACACGGGCGGTGGCCGAGGCGGTGGAGGTGCCGGTGATCGCGTCGGGCGGAGCCGGCTCGCTGGAGCACCTGTACGAAGGGCTGGTCGAGGGGCGCGCGGACGCCGTGCTGGCGGCGTCGATCTTTCACTTCGGGATCCACACCGTCGCCGAGGCCAAGCGGCACCTCCGCGAGCTCGGTGTGGAGGTGCGGCTGGAGCCGTGA
- a CDS encoding HisA/HisF-related TIM barrel protein — protein sequence MTVIPAVDIRGGLCVRLREGRADQETVFSEDPAAMARRWVDLGSERLHVVDLDGALGRPRQSDVVARVIKAVPVPVAVGGGLRDADAVAAAFQAGARWVVLGTRALDPTFLTTMCQEHPGRIIVAVDGRDSRVAVKGWTEVAEITVIELGRRARTAGAAALLYTDVSRDGTGQGPNVTATAALADATGMPVLASGGVSNLDDLLALAAIPGVEGAIVGRALYTGLIDLPAALHALNSCAGSARAIRILGEASEAAVKAPSDSRGAKPPSE from the coding sequence ATGACCGTCATTCCGGCTGTCGACATCCGGGGAGGGCTCTGCGTGCGCCTGCGCGAGGGCCGGGCCGACCAGGAAACCGTATTCTCCGAGGATCCCGCGGCCATGGCCCGCCGCTGGGTGGATCTCGGCTCCGAGCGCCTGCACGTCGTCGACCTGGACGGGGCTCTGGGCCGACCCAGGCAGTCGGACGTGGTCGCCCGGGTCATCAAAGCGGTGCCGGTGCCGGTTGCGGTCGGCGGAGGCCTCCGGGATGCCGACGCCGTGGCGGCGGCGTTCCAGGCCGGGGCCCGATGGGTGGTCCTGGGGACCAGGGCCCTCGATCCCACGTTCCTGACCACCATGTGTCAGGAGCATCCGGGGCGCATCATCGTCGCCGTCGACGGGCGCGATTCCCGGGTAGCGGTGAAGGGCTGGACCGAGGTTGCCGAGATCACCGTCATCGAGCTCGGTCGCCGGGCCCGGACGGCCGGCGCGGCGGCCCTGCTCTACACGGACGTGAGCCGGGACGGGACGGGGCAAGGCCCGAACGTGACGGCCACGGCGGCGCTGGCCGACGCCACCGGGATGCCGGTTCTCGCGTCGGGCGGCGTCTCCAACCTCGACGACCTCCTGGCTCTCGCCGCCATCCCCGGCGTCGAGGGTGCCATCGTCGGCCGCGCCCTGTACACCGGGCTCATCGATCTTCCCGCAGCACTGCACGCATTGAATTCGTGCGCGGGCTCTGCCCGCGCAATCCGAATCCTGGGGGAGGCTTCGGAGGCGGCCGTCAAGGCCCCCTCCGACTCAAGGGGGGCGAAGCCCCCCTCTGAGTAA
- the hisH gene encoding imidazole glycerol phosphate synthase subunit HisH, whose amino-acid sequence MIAVIDYGRGNLGSVEKAFLRVGVPATITQDPRVVDEADAVVLPGDGAFHDAMTNLEQLGLRAPLMRALDGRRPFLGICLGYQLLFSSSEEFGQGRGLDIVPGVVRRFPPGRKIPHMGWNRVYYDADLRLFAGIPVGAHFYFVHSFYPVVAEGTAVRVAWCEYGVRFAAALERGRFFATQFHPEKSQRWGLRLLENFAAVVKGG is encoded by the coding sequence GTGATCGCGGTCATCGACTACGGTCGCGGCAACCTGGGCTCGGTGGAGAAGGCGTTCTTGAGGGTCGGGGTGCCGGCCACGATCACCCAGGACCCCCGGGTGGTCGACGAGGCCGACGCTGTCGTGCTGCCCGGCGACGGGGCGTTCCACGACGCCATGACGAACCTGGAGCAGCTGGGGCTGCGGGCCCCGTTGATGCGCGCCCTGGACGGGCGGCGGCCCTTCCTCGGCATCTGCCTGGGCTATCAGCTGCTCTTCTCGAGCAGCGAGGAGTTCGGCCAGGGCCGTGGGCTCGACATCGTGCCCGGCGTGGTCCGGCGCTTCCCGCCCGGCCGGAAGATCCCGCACATGGGCTGGAACCGTGTCTACTACGACGCCGACCTCCGACTCTTCGCGGGCATCCCCGTGGGGGCCCACTTTTACTTCGTGCACTCGTTTTACCCGGTCGTCGCCGAGGGAACCGCCGTACGGGTCGCCTGGTGCGAGTACGGCGTGCGCTTCGCCGCAGCCCTGGAGCGCGGCCGGTTCTTCGCGACGCAGTTCCACCCGGAGAAGAGCCAGCGCTGGGGGCTGCGCCTGCTGGAGAATTTCGCCGCGGTCGTGAAAGGCGGCTGA
- the hisB gene encoding imidazoleglycerol-phosphate dehydratase HisB — MSRAVRQARVERKTKETDVAISLNLDGTGAAKVGTPIPFFSHMLEAWAKHGLMDLTVEASGDVEVDIHHTVEDVGIVLGQALREASGDKRGIVRYGTAFVPMDEALVSAAVDISGRPFLVFNVPVARTRVANFDLDMLQEFFRAFAFNAEITLHVTMHYGHNLHHITEAVFKAVGRALAEASRINPRIADAVPSTKGRL; from the coding sequence ATGAGCCGAGCGGTGCGCCAGGCCCGCGTGGAACGCAAGACGAAGGAGACCGACGTGGCGATCAGCCTGAACCTCGACGGCACCGGCGCCGCCAAGGTGGGCACGCCGATCCCCTTTTTCAGCCACATGCTGGAGGCCTGGGCCAAGCACGGACTCATGGACCTGACGGTGGAGGCCAGCGGGGACGTCGAGGTAGACATCCACCACACGGTAGAGGACGTCGGCATCGTTCTGGGCCAGGCCCTGCGCGAGGCCTCCGGCGACAAGCGGGGGATCGTCCGGTACGGCACCGCGTTCGTGCCCATGGACGAGGCTCTGGTGTCGGCCGCCGTCGACATCTCCGGCCGGCCGTTCCTCGTGTTCAACGTGCCGGTGGCCCGCACCCGGGTGGCCAACTTCGACCTCGACATGCTCCAGGAGTTTTTCCGGGCCTTCGCCTTCAACGCCGAGATCACGTTGCACGTGACGATGCATTACGGCCACAACCTCCACCACATCACGGAGGCTGTGTTCAAGGCGGTGGGCCGGGCGCTGGCCGAGGCCAGCCGGATCAACCCTCGCATCGCCGACGCCGTGCCTTCGACCAAGGGGCGGTTGTGA
- the hisD gene encoding histidinol dehydrogenase has protein sequence MIRTLDARRLGLAAVARELARPPAAVDPAIPRAVDDILCAVRERGDAALLELTARFDGLAVSTAAALAIPPEELEAAERALEPSVRAALLYAAERIERYHAAALPKTWRITDEHGSILGQEVRALDRVGIYVPGGRAAYPSTVLMTAVPARVAGVPEIVLVSPPGRAGNVDPTVLAAARVAGVTEAWRVGGAQAIAALAYGTRTIRKVDKVVGPGNVYVALAKARVYGDVGIDMVAGPSEVLVIADAYADPEWIAADLLAQAEHDPMARAVLVTDAADLAPRVVGALAAQLERLARKEIAGPALQGHGALVLVSTLEEAADLANLLAPEHLELLVRVPQALLPRVRHAGAIFVGGRTPEVVGDYVAGPSHVLPTAGTARFSSPLGVEDFVKRSSVIEYSSAGLQAALPHLRALADIEGLGGHRRAADVRAGGESR, from the coding sequence ATGATTCGCACGCTCGACGCCCGCCGTCTGGGCCTGGCCGCCGTGGCGCGCGAGCTGGCGCGGCCGCCGGCGGCCGTCGATCCGGCCATCCCCCGGGCGGTCGACGACATCCTGTGCGCCGTTCGCGAGCGCGGCGACGCGGCGCTCCTGGAGCTCACCGCGCGGTTCGACGGGCTGGCCGTGTCCACGGCGGCGGCGCTGGCCATTCCGCCGGAGGAGCTGGAGGCCGCCGAGCGGGCCCTCGAGCCGTCCGTGCGCGCCGCGCTCCTGTATGCCGCCGAGCGCATCGAGCGCTACCACGCGGCGGCCCTGCCCAAGACCTGGCGGATCACCGACGAGCACGGCTCGATTCTGGGCCAGGAGGTCAGGGCGCTGGACCGGGTGGGGATCTACGTGCCCGGCGGTCGCGCCGCCTATCCATCGACGGTGCTGATGACGGCCGTGCCTGCCCGCGTCGCCGGCGTGCCCGAGATCGTCCTGGTCAGCCCGCCCGGGCGTGCCGGGAACGTGGACCCCACCGTGCTGGCCGCCGCGCGCGTCGCCGGGGTCACCGAGGCCTGGCGGGTGGGAGGGGCTCAGGCCATCGCGGCGCTCGCCTACGGCACGAGGACCATCCGGAAGGTCGACAAAGTGGTGGGACCCGGCAACGTCTACGTGGCCCTGGCCAAGGCCAGGGTGTACGGAGACGTAGGCATCGACATGGTCGCGGGACCCAGCGAGGTGCTCGTGATCGCCGACGCGTATGCCGATCCCGAGTGGATCGCCGCCGACCTGTTGGCCCAGGCCGAGCACGACCCCATGGCCCGGGCCGTGCTCGTGACCGATGCTGCCGACCTGGCGCCCCGCGTCGTGGGGGCGCTCGCCGCCCAGCTCGAACGCCTCGCCCGCAAGGAGATCGCTGGCCCAGCCCTGCAGGGGCACGGCGCCCTCGTCCTGGTCAGCACGCTCGAAGAGGCGGCGGATCTGGCCAACCTGCTGGCGCCCGAGCACCTGGAGCTGCTGGTGCGCGTCCCGCAAGCGCTGTTGCCGCGCGTGCGCCACGCCGGCGCCATCTTCGTGGGCGGCCGGACGCCGGAGGTCGTCGGCGACTACGTCGCCGGCCCCAGTCACGTCCTGCCCACGGCAGGCACCGCCCGTTTCTCCTCGCCGCTCGGGGTGGAGGACTTCGTCAAGCGGTCGAGCGTCATCGAGTACTCGAGCGCGGGCCTGCAGGCCGCCCTTCCACATCTGCGCGCCCTGGCGGACATCGAAGGCCTGGGCGGCCACCGGCGGGCCGCCGACGTCCGGGCCGGAGGAGAGAGCCGATGA
- the hisG gene encoding ATP phosphoribosyltransferase — protein sequence MKERLTLALPKGRLLDGALALLRELGVDGIDAESRRLIFSDPRRGLRLLFLKPADIPAYVTYGAADLGIVGKDILLEQEPDVYEPLDLGFGFCRLVVAEPRELWERDDPAKWSWVRVATKYPRMTERYFSEHGVQVEIVRLDGSIELAPLVGLAERIVDLVQSGETLRANGLVEVAEIARSTARVIVNRASMKTEYAAVTELLDELRGRAAAPPATRGSRR from the coding sequence GTGAAGGAGCGACTCACCCTGGCCCTGCCCAAGGGGCGGCTGCTGGACGGGGCGCTGGCGCTCCTGCGCGAGCTGGGCGTGGATGGCATCGACGCCGAGTCGCGACGGCTGATCTTCAGCGACCCGCGCCGGGGCCTCCGGCTGCTCTTCCTCAAGCCGGCCGACATTCCGGCCTATGTCACCTACGGCGCCGCCGACCTCGGCATCGTCGGCAAGGACATCCTGCTCGAGCAGGAGCCCGACGTCTACGAGCCGCTCGACCTTGGCTTCGGCTTCTGTCGGCTGGTGGTGGCCGAGCCGCGCGAGCTGTGGGAGCGCGACGATCCCGCCAAATGGTCGTGGGTTCGCGTCGCCACCAAGTACCCGAGGATGACCGAGCGGTACTTCTCGGAGCATGGCGTGCAGGTGGAGATCGTGCGCCTGGACGGGTCGATCGAGCTCGCTCCCCTCGTGGGACTGGCCGAGCGCATCGTCGATCTCGTGCAGTCCGGGGAAACGCTGCGGGCCAACGGGCTCGTCGAAGTGGCCGAGATCGCGCGCTCCACCGCCCGGGTGATCGTCAACCGGGCGTCGATGAAGACGGAGTACGCGGCCGTCACCGAGCTTCTCGACGAGCTGCGCGGGCGTGCGGCGGCCCCGCCGGCCACTCGGGGCTCCCGACGATGA
- the murA gene encoding UDP-N-acetylglucosamine 1-carboxyvinyltransferase, whose product MPARLAIEGGIPLRGSVSVSAAKNAALPALAAGLLTAEPLTFPNVPDLQDVHTMVRLLQTLGASVDRLGSRARVRVPHVSSDVAAYDLVSTMRASVLVLGPLVARHGSARVALPGGCAIGVRPIDQHLKGLAKLGAEIAIENGYVVARASRLKGGRIATDLVTVTGTENLMMAATLAQGTTVIENAAREPEVVDLARLLQAMGAHIDGAGTPRIEIEGVSDLGGALHSIIPDRVEAGTLLVAAAVTAGDVLVSGLVPDHITAVLAKLEECGVTLEIGADRIRVRGPERPRPADITTSPFPGFPTDMQAQLMTLLGLADGQSRITETIFENRFMHAAELVRMGARIETEGSTAIIRGVPSYQGAPVMASDLRASAALVLAGLAAGGRTEVSRVYHLDRGYERLEVKLRGLGARIERWP is encoded by the coding sequence ATGCCGGCCCGACTGGCGATCGAGGGAGGTATCCCGCTGAGAGGCTCGGTCTCCGTCAGCGCCGCGAAGAATGCCGCGCTGCCGGCCCTGGCGGCCGGGCTGCTCACCGCGGAACCGCTCACCTTTCCCAACGTCCCCGATCTCCAGGACGTCCACACCATGGTGCGCCTGCTGCAGACGCTGGGGGCCTCCGTGGATCGGCTGGGGTCCCGGGCCCGTGTCCGGGTCCCGCACGTCAGCAGCGACGTCGCCGCCTACGACCTGGTCTCCACGATGCGCGCCTCCGTGCTCGTCCTGGGCCCCCTGGTGGCCCGTCACGGCTCCGCCCGCGTCGCCCTGCCCGGGGGGTGCGCCATCGGGGTGCGTCCCATCGACCAGCACCTCAAGGGGCTGGCCAAGCTCGGGGCCGAGATCGCCATCGAGAACGGCTACGTGGTGGCGCGGGCCAGCCGGCTCAAGGGGGGGCGCATCGCCACCGATCTGGTGACGGTCACGGGCACCGAGAACCTCATGATGGCGGCCACCCTGGCCCAGGGCACGACGGTCATCGAGAATGCCGCCCGGGAACCGGAGGTGGTCGATCTCGCGCGCCTGCTCCAGGCCATGGGGGCGCACATCGACGGGGCGGGAACTCCCCGCATCGAGATCGAGGGCGTGTCGGACCTGGGCGGCGCATTGCACTCGATCATTCCCGATCGCGTCGAAGCGGGGACGTTGCTCGTCGCGGCCGCCGTCACCGCCGGGGACGTGCTGGTGTCCGGGCTGGTTCCCGATCACATCACCGCCGTGCTGGCCAAGCTGGAGGAGTGCGGCGTGACCCTCGAGATCGGGGCGGACCGCATCCGCGTGCGCGGCCCCGAGCGGCCGCGCCCGGCCGATATCACCACCAGCCCGTTCCCGGGCTTCCCCACTGACATGCAGGCTCAGCTGATGACCTTGCTGGGCCTGGCCGACGGGCAGTCTCGCATCACCGAGACGATCTTCGAGAACCGCTTCATGCACGCCGCCGAGCTGGTGCGCATGGGCGCCCGGATCGAGACGGAAGGCTCCACGGCCATCATCCGGGGCGTGCCCTCCTACCAGGGCGCCCCGGTGATGGCGTCCGACCTGCGGGCCTCGGCCGCCCTGGTCCTGGCCGGGCTGGCCGCCGGCGGGCGGACCGAGGTCTCCCGCGTCTATCACCTGGACCGCGGCTACGAGCGGCTGGAGGTGAAGCTGCGCGGGCTGGGCGCCCGCATCGAGCGCTGGCCGTGA
- the prmC gene encoding peptide chain release factor N(5)-glutamine methyltransferase, translating to MTGATVAQVLHTAATRLAAAGVDTPRADAEWLLAGLLGARRGDLGLLLSQQPDAGLLARYEAAVERRRRREPLQRILGWESFRGLCLRLSPDVLVPRPETEVLVDLALGLLPPPRAGRRPVVVDVGTGSGCVAAAIAAERGDVLVVATDTAVAALRVARDNARGLGLSRVLPAAVDVLAAVGPGVADLIVSNPPYLPTGLLAGLAPEVRDHDPRMALDGGDDGLVVLAGLLLEARRVLRPGGGLVVESAGGDQAETVRRLAEDAGLVDAAVHRDLAGVARFISARSVWSEAPLRVS from the coding sequence GTGACCGGCGCGACGGTGGCGCAGGTGCTGCACACGGCGGCGACGCGGCTGGCCGCTGCGGGGGTCGACACGCCACGCGCGGACGCCGAATGGCTGCTGGCCGGCCTGCTCGGCGCTCGCCGTGGCGACCTCGGGCTGCTCCTGAGTCAGCAGCCCGACGCCGGCCTGCTCGCGCGGTACGAGGCGGCGGTCGAGCGGCGCCGGCGCCGTGAGCCGCTGCAGCGCATCCTGGGCTGGGAGAGTTTCCGCGGGCTGTGCCTGCGCCTGAGTCCCGACGTCCTGGTCCCCCGGCCGGAGACCGAAGTCCTGGTCGACCTCGCCCTGGGTCTGCTGCCGCCGCCCCGGGCCGGCCGGCGCCCGGTCGTCGTCGACGTCGGCACCGGCTCGGGATGCGTCGCCGCCGCCATCGCCGCCGAGCGCGGAGACGTGCTGGTGGTCGCCACCGACACGGCGGTGGCCGCCCTGCGGGTCGCCCGCGACAACGCCCGCGGGCTGGGCCTGAGCCGGGTCCTGCCGGCCGCCGTCGACGTGCTGGCGGCAGTGGGGCCTGGGGTGGCCGATCTGATCGTCTCCAACCCGCCGTACCTGCCCACGGGTCTGCTCGCCGGCCTGGCGCCCGAAGTCCGGGATCACGACCCGCGAATGGCGCTGGACGGTGGCGACGACGGCCTCGTGGTTCTGGCCGGGCTGCTCCTGGAGGCCAGGCGCGTCCTTCGCCCGGGAGGCGGGCTCGTGGTCGAGTCGGCCGGAGGCGACCAGGCCGAGACGGTGCGGCGGCTGGCGGAGGACGCCGGCCTGGTCGATGCCGCGGTTCACCGCGACCTCGCCGGCGTCGCCCGCTTCATCTCCGCCCGTTCCGTATGGTCCGAAGCCCCCCTCCGGGTGTCCTGA